In Gopherus flavomarginatus isolate rGopFla2 chromosome 1, rGopFla2.mat.asm, whole genome shotgun sequence, a single genomic region encodes these proteins:
- the LOC127037476 gene encoding olfactory receptor 52N1-like has protein sequence MSDSNTTEFTNPSTFILLGIPGLETAHVWISIPFCTIYAIAVMGNFTILFIVKRDPSLHEPMYYFLCMLAVTDLLLSTSTVPKMLNIFWFSSREIDFSACLTQMYFVHCFSGMASGILVAMALDRYVAICHPLRYSTILTNSVVAKIGLAVVLRGSMLVMPNPILARQWPYCRTNIIPHSYCEYIAVVKLACTDIRISSYYGLFLAFLVTGLDVFFITVSYIQILRAIFSLLTKDARLKTFGTCSSHLCVFLTFCIPSFFSILTHRFGQNIPLHFHVLLANVYILVPPMLNPIIYGVRTKQIRNSLLRFFTCKGT, from the coding sequence ATGTCAGATTCCAATACAACTGaattcaccaacccctccactttcatcctgctgggcattcctggcctggagacagcccatgtctggatctccatccctttCTGCACCATTTATGCCATAGCTGTcatggggaacttcaccatcctctTCATTGTCAAGAGGGAtccaagcctccatgagcccatgtactatttcctttgCATGCTGGCCGTCACCGATCTTTTACTATCTACGTCCACCGTTCCCAAAATGCTGAACATCTTCTGGTTCAGTTCCAGGGAGATCGATTTCAGTGCCTgtctcacccagatgtacttcgttcactgcttctcagggatGGCGTCTGGAATCCTCGTGGCCATGGCTCTAGATCGCTACGtggccatctgccatcccctgagatattccaccatcctgacaaactCTGTGGTGGCCAAGATCGGCCTGGCAGTGGTGCTGCGTGGTAGTATGCTCGTAATGCCCAACCCCATCCTGGCAaggcagtggccatattgcagaaccaacatcatcccccactCGTACTGCGAGTACATAGccgtggtgaagctggcctgcacCGACATCCGCATTAGTAGTTACTATGGACTCTTTCTAGCGTTTTTGGTGACCGGTCTGGATGTATTTTTTATCACTGTATCCTatatccagatcctcagggccatcttcagcctcctcacaaaggatgcccggctcaagacttttggtacctgcagctcccacctctgtgtcTTCTTAACATTTTGCATCCCATCTTTTTTCTCCATCCTTACACACCGGTTTGGCCAGAATATCCCCCTGCACTTCCATGTTCTCCTTGCTAACGTGTATATCCTGGTGCCCCCCATGCTGAACCCCATCATCTAtggggtgaggaccaaacagatcagAAACAGTCTGCTCCGGTTCTTCACTTGTAAAGGGACCTAA
- the LOC127049257 gene encoding LOW QUALITY PROTEIN: olfactory receptor 52N1-like (The sequence of the model RefSeq protein was modified relative to this genomic sequence to represent the inferred CDS: inserted 1 base in 1 codon) gives MSDSNTTEFTNPSTFILLGIPGLETAHVWISIPFCTIYAIAVMGNFTILFIVKRDPSLHEPMYYFLCMLAVTDLLLSTSTVPKMLNIFWFSSREIDFSACLTQMYFVHCFSGMASGILVAMALDRYVAICHPLRYSTILTNSVVAKIGLAVVLRGSMLVMPNPILARQWPYCRTNIIPHSYCEYIAVVKLACTDIRISSYYGLFLAFLVTGLDVFFITVSYIQILRAIFSLLTKDARLKTFGTCSSHLCVFLTFXIPSFFSILTHRFGQNIPLHFHVLLANVYILVPPMLNPIIYGVRTKQIRNSLLRFFTCKGT, from the exons ATGTCAGATTCCAATACAACTGaattcaccaacccctccactttcatcctgctgggcattcctggcctggagacagcccatgtctggatctccatccctttCTGCACCATTTATGCCATAGCTGTcatggggaacttcaccatcctctTCATTGTCAAGAGGGAtccaagcctccatgagcccatgtactatttcctttgCATGCTGGCCGTCACCGATCTTTTACTATCTACGTCCACCGTTCCCAAAATGCTGAACATCTTCTGGTTCAGTTCCAGGGAGATCGATTTCAGTGCCTgtctcacccagatgtacttcgttcactgcttctcagggatGGCGTCTGGAATCCTCGTGGCCATGGCTCTAGATCGCTACGtggccatctgccatcccctgagatattccaccatcctgacaaactCTGTGGTGGCCAAGATCGGCCTGGCAGTGGTGCTGCGTGGTAGTATGCTCGTAATGCCCAACCCCATCCTGGCAaggcagtggccatattgcagaaccaacatcatcccccactCGTACTGCGAGTACATAGccgtggtgaagctggcctgcacCGACATCCGCATTAGTAGTTACTATGGACTCTTTCTAGCGTTTTTGGTGACCGGTCTGGATGTATTTTTTATCACTGTATCCTatatccagatcctcagggccatcttcagcctcctcacaaaggatgcccggctcaagacttttggtacctgcagctcccacctctgtgtcTTCTTAACAT GCATCCCATCTTTTTTCTCCATCCTTACACACCGGTTTGGCCAGAATATCCCCCTGCACTTCCATGTTCTCCTTGCTAACGTGTATATCCTGGTGCCCCCCATGCTGAACCCCATCATCTAtggggtgaggaccaaacagatcagAAACAGTCTGCTCCGGTTCTTCACTTGTAAAGGGACCTAA